One genomic region from Lachnospiraceae bacterium encodes:
- a CDS encoding ABC transporter ATP-binding protein — protein MKQKETMRQVLALIRPYSLYLVLSLAFAVLSTALTLYVPILVGDAIDYVVGPQQVDFAAVWRLLVQILLLTGVTALAQWLMNLCNNKITYHVVTDLRIRAFERLQILPLRYLDAQAHGDMISRMITDVDQFSEGLLMGFSQFFTGMVTIIGTIAFMLTVNVKITLVVVLVTPVSLLVARFIARRTYSMFQQQSQVRGRMTALVEEMVGGQKVVKAFGYEQEAQRRFDEVNEELRACGQKAIFYSSITNPCTRFVNGLVYAAVGIVGAVFAVRGLLSVGQLSCFLTYANQYTKPFNEISGVVTELQNALACAARVLQLIQERAQEPDAPDAKVLTPAEIDGRVSLENVSFSYTPERPLIENLNLSVQPGQRIAIVGPTGCGKTTMINLLMRFYDVQQGRICVSGYPIRHLTRSSLRAGYGMVLQDTWLKAGTIRDNIAYGYPQASDEEVRRAAAAAHADSFIRRLPQGYDTVIAEDGGNLSQGQKQLLCIARVMLCLPPMLILDEATSSIDTRTELQIQKAFARMMQGRTSFIVAHRLSTIKEADIILVMKDGHVIEQGSHEELLRQNGFYAELYNSQFAQA, from the coding sequence ATGAAGCAAAAAGAAACGATGCGGCAGGTGCTGGCGCTGATCCGTCCCTACAGTTTATACCTGGTATTGTCGCTGGCATTTGCGGTGCTGAGCACGGCGCTTACGCTTTATGTGCCCATTTTGGTGGGAGATGCGATTGATTATGTGGTGGGTCCGCAGCAGGTGGATTTTGCGGCGGTCTGGCGCCTGCTGGTGCAGATCCTGCTGCTCACAGGCGTGACGGCGCTGGCGCAGTGGCTGATGAATCTGTGCAATAATAAGATCACCTATCATGTGGTGACAGATCTGCGGATCCGTGCATTTGAGAGGCTGCAGATTTTGCCGCTGCGCTATCTGGACGCACAGGCGCATGGCGACATGATCAGCCGCATGATCACGGACGTGGATCAGTTTTCGGAGGGGCTTTTGATGGGCTTTTCGCAGTTTTTTACCGGTATGGTGACGATCATCGGCACGATTGCCTTTATGCTGACGGTGAATGTGAAAATCACGCTGGTGGTCGTGCTGGTCACGCCGGTTTCGCTGCTGGTCGCGCGCTTTATCGCCCGGCGGACCTATTCGATGTTTCAGCAGCAGTCGCAGGTGCGCGGCCGCATGACGGCTCTGGTCGAAGAGATGGTGGGCGGCCAGAAGGTGGTGAAGGCCTTTGGCTATGAGCAGGAGGCGCAGCGGCGCTTTGACGAGGTCAATGAGGAGCTCAGAGCCTGCGGACAGAAAGCGATTTTTTACTCGTCCATCACCAATCCCTGTACGCGCTTTGTCAACGGACTGGTGTATGCGGCGGTCGGCATCGTAGGCGCGGTGTTTGCTGTCAGAGGCCTGCTTTCGGTGGGGCAGCTTTCCTGCTTTCTCACCTATGCCAATCAGTATACGAAGCCTTTTAACGAAATCTCCGGTGTGGTGACGGAGCTGCAAAATGCACTGGCCTGCGCGGCGCGCGTGCTGCAGCTCATTCAGGAGAGGGCGCAGGAGCCCGATGCGCCGGATGCCAAGGTGCTCACGCCCGCAGAGATCGACGGCCGCGTATCGCTCGAAAACGTGTCATTTTCTTATACGCCGGAGCGGCCGCTGATCGAGAACCTAAATCTCAGCGTACAGCCGGGGCAGCGCATTGCCATTGTAGGGCCCACGGGCTGCGGCAAAACAACGATGATCAACCTGCTCATGCGCTTTTACGATGTGCAGCAGGGACGCATCTGCGTCAGCGGATACCCGATCCGGCATCTCACACGCAGCAGTCTGCGCGCGGGATACGGCATGGTGCTGCAGGACACATGGCTGAAGGCGGGCACGATCCGCGACAATATTGCCTATGGCTATCCGCAGGCGAGCGATGAAGAGGTGCGCCGCGCGGCGGCAGCTGCTCATGCGGACAGCTTTATCCGGCGTCTGCCGCAGGGGTATGACACGGTCATTGCCGAGGATGGCGGCAATCTTTCTCAGGGGCAGAAGCAGCTGCTCTGTATTGCCCGTGTGATGCTCTGCCTGCCGCCGATGCTGATTTTGGATGAAGCCACTTCGTCGATCGACACGCGCACCGAGCTGCAGATTCAGAAGGCATTTGCCCGGATGATGCAGGGGCGCACGAGCTTTATTGTGGCGCACCGCCTATCAACGATTAAAGAGGCGGATATCATTCTTGTGATGAAGGACGGCCATGTCATTGAACAGGGCAGCCACGAAGAATTGCTGAGGCAGAATGGGTTCTATGCAGAGCTCTATAACAGCCAGTTTGCGCAGGCATGA
- a CDS encoding ABC transporter ATP-binding protein, translating to MVRLIRYLKHYKKESVIGPLFKLLEASFELIVPLIMAQIMDIGIRNGDAAYILRQGGMLVLLGVLGLSCSLIAQYFAAKASFGFGTELRSDLFRHINSLSYAEIDQLGTSTLMTRVTSDINQAQSGVNLVLRLFLRSPFIVAGAVIMAFTINIKLALIFAVAVPVLALVIYCVMLKGIPHYKKAQRQLDQISQITRENLTGVRVIRAFSKQEEEQSRFEQANGALRKTQLFVGKISALLNPLTYVIVNLATVLIVWQGGHQVHDSVITQGEVVALVNYMTQILIALVALANLIVTFTKASASASRINEIFAVHSQLSDEGNEPQQAASQTPHIELQKVSFAYAAGENALTDITLQVERGQTVGIIGGTGSGKTTLINLIPRFYDVTAGSIKIDGVDVKSYPFQQLRSKIGIVPQKAQLFKGTIRENMRWGNPQASDAEIERALVIAQADEVVHSKEKGLDEMLEQGGANLSGGQRQRLTIARALAASPEILILDDSASALDFMTDFRLRRALKENTDGMTVLIVSQRASAVKDADQIVVLEDGRMVGCGTHAALLAGCEVYREICSSQLSEEVQAR from the coding sequence ATGGTTAGATTGATTCGGTATTTAAAGCATTACAAAAAAGAAAGTGTAATTGGCCCTTTATTTAAACTGTTAGAAGCCTCCTTTGAGCTGATTGTGCCGCTCATCATGGCACAGATCATGGATATAGGCATCCGAAATGGCGATGCCGCCTATATCCTAAGACAAGGAGGCATGCTAGTGCTGCTCGGCGTGCTCGGTCTTAGCTGCTCACTCATTGCCCAGTACTTTGCCGCCAAAGCCTCCTTTGGCTTCGGGACGGAGCTGCGCAGCGATCTGTTTCGGCATATCAACAGCCTCTCCTATGCCGAGATCGATCAGCTCGGAACCTCTACGCTCATGACAAGAGTAACCAGCGATATCAATCAGGCGCAGAGCGGAGTCAATCTGGTGCTGCGGCTCTTTTTGCGTTCCCCCTTTATCGTAGCCGGAGCCGTGATCATGGCCTTTACAATCAACATAAAGCTGGCGCTGATCTTTGCCGTCGCCGTGCCGGTACTGGCTCTGGTGATCTACTGCGTGATGCTCAAAGGCATCCCGCACTATAAAAAAGCGCAGCGGCAGCTAGATCAAATTTCACAGATCACAAGAGAAAATCTGACCGGCGTGCGCGTAATCCGGGCCTTCTCTAAGCAGGAGGAAGAGCAGAGCCGGTTTGAACAGGCCAATGGAGCACTGCGCAAAACGCAGCTTTTTGTCGGCAAAATTTCAGCGCTTCTCAATCCGCTTACGTATGTAATTGTCAACCTAGCGACTGTGCTGATTGTCTGGCAGGGTGGCCATCAGGTGCATGACAGCGTAATCACGCAAGGCGAGGTAGTCGCGCTCGTAAACTACATGACGCAGATTCTGATCGCGCTGGTCGCGCTCGCCAACCTAATTGTAACCTTTACCAAAGCCTCCGCCTCAGCCAGCCGGATCAATGAAATTTTTGCCGTGCATTCCCAGTTAAGCGATGAAGGAAACGAGCCGCAGCAGGCGGCAAGCCAGACGCCCCATATCGAGCTGCAAAAGGTCAGCTTTGCGTATGCGGCAGGAGAAAACGCGCTTACGGATATCACGCTGCAAGTGGAAAGGGGACAGACCGTTGGGATTATTGGCGGTACGGGATCCGGCAAGACAACGCTGATCAACCTGATTCCGCGCTTTTACGATGTGACAGCCGGAAGCATAAAAATAGACGGTGTTGATGTAAAAAGCTATCCATTTCAGCAGCTGCGCTCCAAAATCGGCATCGTGCCTCAGAAAGCCCAGCTTTTCAAAGGAACGATCCGCGAAAATATGCGCTGGGGAAATCCGCAGGCAAGCGACGCAGAGATCGAAAGGGCACTCGTCATTGCACAGGCCGATGAAGTAGTTCATTCTAAAGAAAAGGGACTGGATGAAATGCTCGAGCAGGGCGGCGCGAATCTTTCGGGCGGGCAGCGGCAGCGGCTTACGATTGCCAGGGCTCTTGCAGCAAGCCCCGAAATTCTGATTCTGGACGACAGCGCTTCAGCACTGGATTTCATGACGGATTTCCGCCTGCGGCGGGCGCTGAAGGAAAATACGGACGGCATGACGGTGCTGATCGTGTCGCAGCGGGCGTCGGCGGTGAAGGATGCGGATCAGATTGTGGTGCTGGAGGATGGCCGGATGGTGGGCTGCGGCACGCATGCGGCGCTTTTGGCGGGCTGCGAGGTGTACCGCGAGATCTGCTCATCGCAGCTTTCGGAGGAGGTGCAGGCAAGATGA